Proteins found in one Quercus robur chromosome 2, dhQueRobu3.1, whole genome shotgun sequence genomic segment:
- the LOC126715337 gene encoding uncharacterized protein LOC126715337 isoform X1, with translation MPCHFAMKEEHVIVGRRKRPSTKLKLVCSFNGSFQPRPLSGKLRYVGGETRIISVDRSITFSKLRSKISDLFQTTTSSPPSFSFSLKYQLLLHPHKKHNTACNSEEHNDETPPLVSIASDDDVRCMVDELDQLHGKNARLWLFVCANQFVSNDNDNKKDCSFGVFCCTCVGNGELCVNCVGRDKSSNGVLSETHLSFNGDQFESKVAKNLVKYGDDSLRKMVLKQQFLAKQKPGFVGGIIGTEMGIPCFGEKLKYGNHPVVGLVPEPRVSLRSNGVGVTHGLENRCRVDVLGNKVGSESCRNLNPLNPRDGNLCVENNSSLRCLSGLYGQVVSNGVGMNVGNFGQSVAATAAGQLSRQLNGSNKVSMCNGCEVKGEFRNVEQASMSRLNRENIMPWGPNCNFCDDHLVGCAYLPRSSCTDERVWGGLHSGIRNHRFSVNDTRIQRICSNHVSIHQNNPVEMGNHRTVRLDGRVSVWKFDHGLRPNSNILKQGQSMRVYYPNFWKLWSGLPDQALEGRVRMMDSSLNKGTSCLDVQYGNEKLREQVCPEISHYRYSNPEECHLACHGPYVGTERHLSRMTTVDTQEDLLTSSNCDTPKIPYHALYENFHGVPINCEPIHSDLDKKPLLIDKPKVINISGFSDNMAYSNGTEFRCNSKQSDVEPGINSFSSYRNGTDNIQGGVESSVDVSLYSLSLSSSKEVGPSVLSSLATCNSADAMLKPQSKPVDPMDEEKFSTGPQVDESNEVAPNPSSQNTTKMENDDVHTEELQQDPPHGLSIDEKADNNESSKCSKLTGGMPSDLNAFYTHLATRELQTIKNADLEYIKELGSGTFGTVFYGKWKGSDVAIKRMKPSCFTEGSLEEDRLVADFWREAHLLGQLHHPNIMAFYGVVRDGPVTNLATVTEYMVNGSLQQVLRRKDRTIDRRKRLIIAMDAAFGMEYLHGKNIVHFDLKSHNFLVNMRDPHRPVCKIGDLGLSKIKQRTLVSGGVRGTVPWMAPELLNSEDSMVTEKVDVYSFGIVMWELLTGEEPFAKMRSEELIAGIIKGNLRPEIPNWCDPAWRSLMESCWSSDPNSRPAFSEIAKELRTMSAALNIK, from the exons ATGCCATGCCATTTTGCCATGAAAGAAGAACATGTTATTGTGGGTCGGCGCAAGAGGCCGAGTACGAAGCTTAAGCTGGTGTGTAGCTTCAACGGTTCGTTTCAGCCAAGACCGCTCTCTGGAAAGCTCCGATACGTTGGGGGAGAGACCCGAATCATCTCCGTAGACCGCTCCATCACCTTCTCGAAGCTCCGTTCCAAGATTTCGGATCTTTTCCAAACCACCACGTCGTCTCCTCCATCgttttcattctctctcaaaTACCAGCTCCTTCTTCATCCTCACAAAAAACACAATACAGCCTGTAATTCCGAAGAGCATAATGATGAGACTCCTCCTCTTGTTTCTATTGCCTCAGACGACGACGTTCGCTGCATGGTCGATGAGCTTGATCAGCTTCACGGTAAGAACGCTAGGCTCTGGCTTTTTGTTTGTGCCAATCAATTTGTTTCTAATGATAATGACAACAAGAAAGATTGTAGCTTTGGTGTGTTTTGTTGTACTTGTGTTGGAAATGGTGAATTGTGTGTGAATTGTGTGGGGAGGGATAAGAGTTCAAATGGGGTTTTGAGTGAGACCCATTTGAGTTTTAATGGAGATCAGTTTGAGAGTAAGGTGGCCAAGAATTTAGTGAAGTATGGGGATGATTCTCTAAGGAAAATGGTGTTAAAGCAACAATTTTTGGCTAAGCAAAAACCGGGTTTTGTAGGTGGGATTATTGGGACTGAGATGGGAATTCCATGTTTTGGTGagaaattgaaatatggtaATCACCCAGTTGTGGGTTTGGTCCCTGAACCCCGGGTTTCATTGAGGTCTAATGGTGTAGGTGTAACTCATGGTTTAGAGAACCGGTGTAGAGTGGATGTGTTGGGTAATAAGGTAGGGAGTGAGAGTTGTAGGAATTTGAATCCTTTGAATCCGAGGGATGGGAATCTATGTGTGGAGAATAATAGTTCTTTGCGATGTTTGTCAGGGCTGTATGGTCAGGTTGTGTCTAATGGGGTTGGGATGAATGTTGGGAATTTTGGTCAGTCAGTTGCTGCAACAGCAGCAGGGCAGCTTTCAAGGCAATTGAATGGTTCTAATAAGGTTTCGATGTGTAATGGTTGTGAGGTTAAGGGGGAGTTCAGAAATGTTGAGCAGGCATCAATGAGTAGACTGAATAGGGAGAACATTATGCCATGGGGTCCCAATTGTAATTTTTGTGATGATCATTTGGTTGGGTGTGCTTATCTGCCGAGATCTTCTTGTACAGATGAAAGGGTTTGGGGTGGCTTACATAGTGGCATCCGCAACCATAGGTTTAGTGTAAATGATACTAGGATTCAGCGGATTTGTTCCAATCATGTAAGTATCCATCAGAACAATCCGGTTGAGATGGGGAACCATCGGACTGTTAGGTTAGATGGAAGGGTTTCAGTGTGGAAATTCGACCATGGGCTTAGGCCAAATTCGAACATATTAAAGCAGGGTCAATCTATGAGGGTTTATTATCCCAATTTTTGGAAACTGTGGTCTGGTTTGCCTGATCAAGCATTGGAAGGAAGGGTGAGAATGATGGATTCTTCCTTGAATAAAGGTACTTCCTGTCTTGATGTTCAATATGGTAATGAGAAATTAAGAGAGCAGGTTTGCCCTGAAATTTCACATTACAGATATTCCAATCCTGAGGAATGTCATTTAGCTTGCCATGGTCCATATGTGGGTACTGAGAGACATTTGTCACGCATGACAACAGTGGATACTCAGGAAGATCTCTTGACTAGCTCTAATTGTGACACACCCAAAATTCCATATCATGCTCTATATGAGAATTTTCATGGAGTACccataaattgtgagcccattCACAGTGACCTTGACAAGAAACCACTCCTGATTGATAAACCGAAGGTAATTAACATCTCAGGTTTTTCAGATAATATGGCTTATAGCAATGGAACAGAATTCAGGTGCAATAGTAAGCAGTCAGATGTGGAACCAGGCATTAACTCGTTTAGCAGTTATAGAAATGGCACTGATAACATACAAGGTGGAGTTGAATCTTCAGTGGATGTTTCTTTGTATAGCCTTTCATTGTCATCCTCCAAAGAAGTGGGACCTTCTGTGCTGTCTTCTCTTGCTACCTGCAACAGTGCGGATGCCATGCTAAAACCTCAATCAAAACCTGTGGATCCTATGGATGAAGAGAAATTCAGCACAGGGCCCCAAGTTGATGAATCCAATGAAGTTGCACCCAATCCTTCCTCTCAGAACACaaccaaaatggaaaatgatGACGTGCATACAGAAGAGTTACAACAAGACCCTCCACATGGTTTAAGCATTGATGAAAAG GCTGACAATAATGAAAGTTCTAAATGCTCCAAGTTAACTGGTGGAATGCCTAGTGACCTGAATGCATTTTATACTCATCTAGCCACTAGAGAGCTGCAG ACTATTAAAAATGCTGACCTTGAATATATAAAGGAGCTTGGTTCAGGCACATTTGGAACTGTTTTCTATGGAAAATGGAAGGGGTCTGATGTTGCCATTAAGAGGATGAAGCCAAGTTGCTTCACTGAAGGTTCATTGGAGGAGGACCGATTg GTTGCAGACTTTTGGAGGGAAGCACACTTACTAGGTCAGCTTCACCATCCAAATATTATGGCATTTTATGGTGTAGTTAGGGACGGACCTGTGACAAATTTGGCAACAGTGACAGAGTACATGGTCAATGGCTCCCTACAACAAGTTTTGCGAAGAAAAGATCG GACAATTGATCGTAGGAAGAGGCTTATTATAGCCATGGATGCAGCTTTTGGTATGGAATATTTACATGGGAAGAACATTGTCCACTTTGACTTGAAATCTCACAACTTCCTTGTGAATATGAGGGACCCTCATCGACCAGTGTGCAAG ATTGGTGATCTGGGCTTATCAAAAATTAAACAGAGGACACTTGTCTCTGGTGGAGTACGAGGGACCGTACCATGGATGGCTCCTGAACTTTTGAATAGTGAGGACAGCATGGTTACAGAAAAG GTTGATGTCTACTCTTTCGGAATAGTCATGTGGGAACTCTTGACTGGGGAGGAACCCTTTGCGAAAATGCGTTCTGAGGAATTAATAG CTGGTATAATCAAAGGCAACCTGCGACCAGAAATTCCAAACTGGTGCGACCCTGCATGGAGATCATTGATGGAGAGCTGCTGGTCATCTGATCCTAACTCTAGACCAGCTTTCTCAGAGATTGCAAAGGAGCTACGTACCATGTCAGCAGCCCTGAACATCAAGTGA
- the LOC126715337 gene encoding uncharacterized protein LOC126715337 isoform X2, which translates to MPCHFAMKEEHVIVGRRKRPSTKLKLVCSFNGSFQPRPLSGKLRYVGGETRIISVDRSITFSKLRSKISDLFQTTTSSPPSFSFSLKYQLLLHPHKKHNTACNSEEHNDETPPLVSIASDDDVRCMVDELDQLHGKNARLWLFVCANQFVSNDNDNKKDCSFGVFCCTCVGNGELCVNCVGRDKSSNGVLSETHLSFNGDQFESKVAKNLVKYGDDSLRKMVLKQQFLAKQKPGFVGGIIGTEMGIPCFGEKLKYGNHPVVGLVPEPRVSLRSNGVGVTHGLENRCRVDVLGNKVGSESCRNLNPLNPRDGNLCVENNSSLRCLSGLYGQVVSNGVGMNVGNFGQSVAATAAGQLSRQLNGSNKVSMCNGCEVKGEFRNVEQASMSRLNRENIMPWGPNCNFCDDHLVGCAYLPRSSCTDERVWGGLHSGIRNHRFSVNDTRIQRICSNHVSIHQNNPVEMGNHRTVRLDGRVSVWKFDHGLRPNSNILKQGQSMRVYYPNFWKLWSGLPDQALEGRVRMMDSSLNKGTSCLDVQYGNEKLREQVCPEISHYRYSNPEECHLACHGPYVGTERHLSRMTTVDTQEDLLTSSNCDTPKIPYHALYENFHGVPINCEPIHSDLDKKPLLIDKPKVINISGFSDNMAYSNGTEFRCNSKQSDVEPGINSFSSYRNGTDNIQGGVESSVDVSLYSLSLSSSKEVGPSVLSSLATCNSADAMLKPQSKPVDPMDEEKFSTGPQVDESNEVAPNPSSQNTTKMENDDVHTEELQQDPPHGLSIDEKADNNESSKCSKLTGGMPSDLNAFYTHLATRELQTIKNADLEYIKELGSGTFGTVFYGKWKGSDVAIKRMKPSCFTEGSLEEDRLVADFWREAHLLVTEYMVNGSLQQVLRRKDRTIDRRKRLIIAMDAAFGMEYLHGKNIVHFDLKSHNFLVNMRDPHRPVCKIGDLGLSKIKQRTLVSGGVRGTVPWMAPELLNSEDSMVTEKVDVYSFGIVMWELLTGEEPFAKMRSEELIAGIIKGNLRPEIPNWCDPAWRSLMESCWSSDPNSRPAFSEIAKELRTMSAALNIK; encoded by the exons ATGCCATGCCATTTTGCCATGAAAGAAGAACATGTTATTGTGGGTCGGCGCAAGAGGCCGAGTACGAAGCTTAAGCTGGTGTGTAGCTTCAACGGTTCGTTTCAGCCAAGACCGCTCTCTGGAAAGCTCCGATACGTTGGGGGAGAGACCCGAATCATCTCCGTAGACCGCTCCATCACCTTCTCGAAGCTCCGTTCCAAGATTTCGGATCTTTTCCAAACCACCACGTCGTCTCCTCCATCgttttcattctctctcaaaTACCAGCTCCTTCTTCATCCTCACAAAAAACACAATACAGCCTGTAATTCCGAAGAGCATAATGATGAGACTCCTCCTCTTGTTTCTATTGCCTCAGACGACGACGTTCGCTGCATGGTCGATGAGCTTGATCAGCTTCACGGTAAGAACGCTAGGCTCTGGCTTTTTGTTTGTGCCAATCAATTTGTTTCTAATGATAATGACAACAAGAAAGATTGTAGCTTTGGTGTGTTTTGTTGTACTTGTGTTGGAAATGGTGAATTGTGTGTGAATTGTGTGGGGAGGGATAAGAGTTCAAATGGGGTTTTGAGTGAGACCCATTTGAGTTTTAATGGAGATCAGTTTGAGAGTAAGGTGGCCAAGAATTTAGTGAAGTATGGGGATGATTCTCTAAGGAAAATGGTGTTAAAGCAACAATTTTTGGCTAAGCAAAAACCGGGTTTTGTAGGTGGGATTATTGGGACTGAGATGGGAATTCCATGTTTTGGTGagaaattgaaatatggtaATCACCCAGTTGTGGGTTTGGTCCCTGAACCCCGGGTTTCATTGAGGTCTAATGGTGTAGGTGTAACTCATGGTTTAGAGAACCGGTGTAGAGTGGATGTGTTGGGTAATAAGGTAGGGAGTGAGAGTTGTAGGAATTTGAATCCTTTGAATCCGAGGGATGGGAATCTATGTGTGGAGAATAATAGTTCTTTGCGATGTTTGTCAGGGCTGTATGGTCAGGTTGTGTCTAATGGGGTTGGGATGAATGTTGGGAATTTTGGTCAGTCAGTTGCTGCAACAGCAGCAGGGCAGCTTTCAAGGCAATTGAATGGTTCTAATAAGGTTTCGATGTGTAATGGTTGTGAGGTTAAGGGGGAGTTCAGAAATGTTGAGCAGGCATCAATGAGTAGACTGAATAGGGAGAACATTATGCCATGGGGTCCCAATTGTAATTTTTGTGATGATCATTTGGTTGGGTGTGCTTATCTGCCGAGATCTTCTTGTACAGATGAAAGGGTTTGGGGTGGCTTACATAGTGGCATCCGCAACCATAGGTTTAGTGTAAATGATACTAGGATTCAGCGGATTTGTTCCAATCATGTAAGTATCCATCAGAACAATCCGGTTGAGATGGGGAACCATCGGACTGTTAGGTTAGATGGAAGGGTTTCAGTGTGGAAATTCGACCATGGGCTTAGGCCAAATTCGAACATATTAAAGCAGGGTCAATCTATGAGGGTTTATTATCCCAATTTTTGGAAACTGTGGTCTGGTTTGCCTGATCAAGCATTGGAAGGAAGGGTGAGAATGATGGATTCTTCCTTGAATAAAGGTACTTCCTGTCTTGATGTTCAATATGGTAATGAGAAATTAAGAGAGCAGGTTTGCCCTGAAATTTCACATTACAGATATTCCAATCCTGAGGAATGTCATTTAGCTTGCCATGGTCCATATGTGGGTACTGAGAGACATTTGTCACGCATGACAACAGTGGATACTCAGGAAGATCTCTTGACTAGCTCTAATTGTGACACACCCAAAATTCCATATCATGCTCTATATGAGAATTTTCATGGAGTACccataaattgtgagcccattCACAGTGACCTTGACAAGAAACCACTCCTGATTGATAAACCGAAGGTAATTAACATCTCAGGTTTTTCAGATAATATGGCTTATAGCAATGGAACAGAATTCAGGTGCAATAGTAAGCAGTCAGATGTGGAACCAGGCATTAACTCGTTTAGCAGTTATAGAAATGGCACTGATAACATACAAGGTGGAGTTGAATCTTCAGTGGATGTTTCTTTGTATAGCCTTTCATTGTCATCCTCCAAAGAAGTGGGACCTTCTGTGCTGTCTTCTCTTGCTACCTGCAACAGTGCGGATGCCATGCTAAAACCTCAATCAAAACCTGTGGATCCTATGGATGAAGAGAAATTCAGCACAGGGCCCCAAGTTGATGAATCCAATGAAGTTGCACCCAATCCTTCCTCTCAGAACACaaccaaaatggaaaatgatGACGTGCATACAGAAGAGTTACAACAAGACCCTCCACATGGTTTAAGCATTGATGAAAAG GCTGACAATAATGAAAGTTCTAAATGCTCCAAGTTAACTGGTGGAATGCCTAGTGACCTGAATGCATTTTATACTCATCTAGCCACTAGAGAGCTGCAG ACTATTAAAAATGCTGACCTTGAATATATAAAGGAGCTTGGTTCAGGCACATTTGGAACTGTTTTCTATGGAAAATGGAAGGGGTCTGATGTTGCCATTAAGAGGATGAAGCCAAGTTGCTTCACTGAAGGTTCATTGGAGGAGGACCGATTg GTTGCAGACTTTTGGAGGGAAGCACACTTACTAG TGACAGAGTACATGGTCAATGGCTCCCTACAACAAGTTTTGCGAAGAAAAGATCG GACAATTGATCGTAGGAAGAGGCTTATTATAGCCATGGATGCAGCTTTTGGTATGGAATATTTACATGGGAAGAACATTGTCCACTTTGACTTGAAATCTCACAACTTCCTTGTGAATATGAGGGACCCTCATCGACCAGTGTGCAAG ATTGGTGATCTGGGCTTATCAAAAATTAAACAGAGGACACTTGTCTCTGGTGGAGTACGAGGGACCGTACCATGGATGGCTCCTGAACTTTTGAATAGTGAGGACAGCATGGTTACAGAAAAG GTTGATGTCTACTCTTTCGGAATAGTCATGTGGGAACTCTTGACTGGGGAGGAACCCTTTGCGAAAATGCGTTCTGAGGAATTAATAG CTGGTATAATCAAAGGCAACCTGCGACCAGAAATTCCAAACTGGTGCGACCCTGCATGGAGATCATTGATGGAGAGCTGCTGGTCATCTGATCCTAACTCTAGACCAGCTTTCTCAGAGATTGCAAAGGAGCTACGTACCATGTCAGCAGCCCTGAACATCAAGTGA